In Pseudomonas resinovorans NBRC 106553, a single genomic region encodes these proteins:
- a CDS encoding DUF3304 domain-containing protein: MNAFQIGRQYLRQLLSLLVLAVLLVGCKAEEPDKGPATASISAYNHTADYIHQFYIDGTWGGNARAYGGGGGFVCCISYPREWRPDLTATVRWSTSASKPNPYTGTTWHEKVVPIEYYDKLGSLNVHFLPNNQVRLLIWNGSAGSKGYRGPDAPEKPAGWPKTLYLEDLK; this comes from the coding sequence ATGAATGCGTTTCAAATTGGCAGGCAATACCTGCGTCAACTATTAAGTTTACTCGTGCTAGCGGTATTGCTTGTTGGCTGTAAGGCGGAAGAGCCGGACAAAGGCCCTGCGACTGCCAGTATCAGTGCCTATAACCACACGGCGGACTACATTCATCAGTTTTATATCGACGGCACTTGGGGAGGAAACGCACGTGCTTATGGCGGGGGGGGAGGTTTTGTATGTTGCATTAGCTATCCTCGCGAATGGCGCCCTGACTTAACCGCTACTGTGCGGTGGAGTACTTCAGCTTCAAAGCCCAACCCCTATACGGGAACTACCTGGCACGAAAAAGTAGTGCCGATTGAGTATTACGACAAATTGGGCTCGTTGAATGTACATTTCTTACCCAATAACCAAGTAAGGCTACTGATCTGGAACGGATCGGCCGGCTCCAAGGGGTATAGAGGGCCAGATGCTCCGGAAAAACCTGCTGGCTGGCCAAAGACTCTTTATCTGGAGGATCTGAAATGA
- a CDS encoding IS5-like element ISPre1 family transposase codes for MKQMTFADAEYAGKRKQTRKELFLIEMDRVVPWKGLIALIEPHYPKGEGGRPAYPLMAMLRVHLMQNWFGYSDPAMEEALYETTILRQFAGLSLERIPDETTILNFRRLLEKHELAAGILAVINGYLGDRGLSLRQGTIVDATLINAPSSTKNKDGKRDPEMHQTKKGNQYYFGMKAHIGVDDESGLVHSVVGTAANVADVTQVDKLLHGDENMVGADAGYTGVEKRPEHEGREVIWQIAARRSTYKKLDKRSALYKAARKIEKAKAQVRAKVEHPFRVIKRQFGYVKVRFRGLAKNTAQLVTLFALSNLWMARRHLLANAGEVRL; via the coding sequence ATGAAGCAGATGACCTTCGCTGACGCCGAGTACGCCGGTAAGCGCAAACAAACCCGCAAAGAGTTGTTCCTGATCGAGATGGATCGGGTGGTGCCGTGGAAGGGTTTGATTGCCTTGATCGAACCGCATTATCCCAAGGGTGAAGGCGGTCGTCCGGCCTATCCGCTGATGGCGATGCTGCGCGTGCACCTGATGCAAAACTGGTTCGGTTACAGCGATCCAGCGATGGAAGAGGCGCTGTACGAGACCACCATCCTGCGCCAGTTCGCGGGGCTGAGCTTGGAGCGTATCCCCGATGAAACCACCATCCTCAACTTCCGTCGTTTGCTGGAGAAGCACGAACTAGCCGCCGGCATCTTGGCTGTCATCAATGGCTATCTGGGCGACCGAGGGCTGTCGCTGCGCCAAGGCACGATCGTCGATGCCACGCTGATCAATGCGCCGAGTTCGACCAAGAACAAGGACGGTAAGCGCGACCCGGAAATGCATCAGACCAAGAAGGGTAACCAGTACTACTTCGGCATGAAGGCGCACATCGGTGTCGATGATGAGTCGGGCTTGGTGCACAGCGTGGTGGGCACGGCGGCCAACGTGGCCGATGTCACCCAGGTCGATAAGCTGCTGCACGGCGATGAGAACATGGTCGGTGCCGACGCGGGTTACACCGGCGTCGAGAAACGCCCTGAACATGAAGGCCGGGAGGTCATCTGGCAGATCGCCGCCCGCCGTAGTACTTACAAGAAGCTTGATAAGCGCAGTGCTTTGTACAAAGCCGCGCGCAAGATTGAGAAGGCCAAGGCTCAGGTACGAGCCAAGGTCGAGCATCCGTTCCGGGTGATCAAGCGCCAGTTCGGTTATGTGAAGGTGCGCTTCCGTGGTCTGGCGAAGAACACGGCGCAACTGGTGACGCTGTTCGCGCTGTCGAACCTGTGGATGGCGCGCCGACATTTACTGGCGAATGCAGGAGAGGTGCGCCTGTAA
- a CDS encoding transporter — MQTSGVKAVHVALLGTLVACFTTNVAASDLPTVNLGSTSFLDGAPPSGPGLYFTQYLQRYSSHRLLDQAGNRVPLPRTDLRLDVSITQFVYLTNQDILGGKLAFDFLLPWVVDKRIDDGLNNAVLNADRGVGDLTFGPAIQWAPVMGPRGPRYAHRVEFQFLLPTGSYDRLKAINPGSNFWSFNPYWAGTVWMNPNWTTSWRLHYLWNGKNTDPGPSYGPGATSVQAGQAVHANFTTEYALTPQFRLGINGYWLNQITDTKINGRDVSGRREKVWAIGPGAVFSLSPHDHLFLNAYFEQDAENRPEGKRMQLRWVHHFK; from the coding sequence ATGCAGACGTCAGGCGTTAAGGCAGTACACGTTGCTTTGCTAGGAACCCTTGTAGCGTGCTTTACAACCAACGTTGCTGCCAGTGACTTGCCCACTGTAAACCTGGGTTCGACGAGTTTTCTCGACGGTGCGCCACCATCGGGTCCGGGTCTGTATTTCACTCAATATCTACAGCGCTACAGCAGCCATCGGCTCCTAGATCAAGCTGGCAATAGAGTGCCGCTTCCAAGAACGGATCTACGATTAGACGTATCAATAACGCAGTTTGTATACTTGACAAATCAAGACATTCTGGGCGGGAAGCTAGCTTTCGATTTTCTTCTCCCTTGGGTGGTCGACAAGCGCATTGACGACGGACTGAACAATGCAGTGCTTAACGCTGACCGTGGTGTTGGCGACCTTACATTCGGCCCGGCTATTCAGTGGGCGCCGGTGATGGGTCCTAGGGGGCCTCGGTATGCCCATCGTGTCGAATTCCAGTTCCTTCTGCCAACGGGTAGCTATGACAGACTCAAGGCGATCAATCCCGGCTCCAACTTCTGGTCTTTCAATCCTTACTGGGCAGGTACTGTGTGGATGAATCCCAACTGGACCACATCCTGGCGCCTTCACTATCTCTGGAATGGAAAAAACACCGATCCTGGCCCATCATATGGTCCTGGCGCTACCTCGGTGCAGGCAGGACAGGCAGTGCACGCAAACTTCACGACAGAATATGCGCTCACGCCTCAGTTCCGTCTGGGAATTAACGGTTATTGGTTGAATCAAATTACCGACACCAAGATTAATGGTCGAGATGTTTCCGGTCGTCGTGAGAAGGTCTGGGCAATCGGCCCAGGAGCAGTTTTCAGCCTTTCTCCTCACGACCATTTGTTCCTGAATGCATATTTCGAACAAGACGCTGAGAATAGGCCGGAAGGAAAAAGAATGCAGTTACGCTGGGTTCATCACTTTAAGTAA
- a CDS encoding Rieske 2Fe-2S domain-containing protein: MKKEMDVANVDEAILKRVKGWAPYVDAKLGFRNHWYPVMFSKEIDEGEPKTLKLLGENLLVNRIDGKLYCLKDRCLHRGVQLSVKVECKTKSTITCWYHAWTYRWEDGVLCDILTNPTSAQIGRQKLKTYPVQEAKGCVFIYLGDGDPPPLARDTPPNFLDDDMEILGKNQIIKSNWRLAVENGFDPSHIYIHKDSILVKDNDLALPLGFAPGGDRKQQTRVVDDDVVGRKGVYDLIGEHGVPVFEGTIGGEVVREGAYGEKIVANDISIWLPGVLKVNPFPNPDMMQFEWYVPIDENTHYYFQTLGKPCANDEERKNYEQEFESKWKPMALEGFNNDDIWAREAMVDFYADDKGWVNEILFEVDEAIVAWRKLASEHNQGIQTQAHVSG, translated from the coding sequence ATGAAAAAGGAGATGGACGTGGCGAACGTTGATGAGGCAATTTTAAAAAGAGTAAAAGGCTGGGCGCCCTACGTGGATGCGAAGCTAGGCTTTCGCAATCATTGGTACCCGGTGATGTTTTCGAAAGAGATCGACGAGGGCGAGCCGAAGACACTAAAACTGCTCGGTGAGAACTTGCTCGTCAATCGTATCGATGGGAAGCTGTATTGCCTCAAGGACCGCTGCCTGCATCGCGGCGTCCAGTTGTCGGTCAAAGTCGAGTGCAAAACGAAGTCGACGATCACATGCTGGTACCACGCGTGGACCTATCGCTGGGAAGACGGCGTTCTGTGCGACATCTTGACGAATCCGACAAGCGCACAGATCGGTCGACAAAAGCTGAAAACTTACCCAGTGCAGGAAGCCAAGGGCTGCGTCTTCATTTATCTTGGCGATGGCGACCCTCCTCCCTTGGCCCGCGATACGCCACCCAATTTCCTTGACGATGACATGGAAATCCTCGGGAAGAACCAAATCATCAAGTCTAACTGGCGCCTCGCTGTGGAAAACGGTTTCGATCCGAGCCACATTTATATTCACAAAGACTCAATTCTGGTCAAGGACAACGATCTTGCCTTGCCACTAGGTTTCGCGCCAGGAGGGGATCGAAAGCAACAAACTCGTGTGGTTGACGATGACGTCGTCGGACGCAAGGGTGTTTACGATCTTATTGGCGAACATGGGGTCCCAGTGTTTGAGGGAACTATCGGGGGCGAAGTGGTCCGCGAAGGTGCCTACGGCGAAAAAATTGTAGCGAACGATATCTCCATTTGGCTCCCGGGTGTTCTCAAGGTCAATCCGTTCCCCAATCCGGACATGATGCAGTTCGAGTGGTACGTGCCGATTGACGAAAACACACACTATTACTTCCAAACTCTTGGCAAACCATGTGCCAATGACGAGGAACGGAAGAATTACGAACAAGAGTTCGAAAGCAAGTGGAAACCGATGGCGCTCGAAGGATTCAACAACGATGACATCTGGGCTCGCGAAGCTATGGTGGATTTCTACGCCGATGATAAAGGCTGGGTCAACGAGATTTTGTTCGAGGTGGACGAGGCTATCGTGGCATGGCGCAAGCTGGCGAGCGAACACAATCAGGGTATTCAGACCCAAGCGCACGTTTCGGGCTGA
- a CDS encoding subunit of meta-cleavage enzyme, translated as MARYEVDRLIQDMSKKEGLIGRVIDTPSDVFEEYGLTPPERTALLEGTPQALASIGVHPILQMHYLMYKNPEMATHVSIKDYSDMLKGGA; from the coding sequence ATGGCTCGATATGAAGTCGATCGCCTAATTCAGGACATGTCGAAAAAAGAAGGGCTCATTGGGCGCGTGATCGACACACCATCGGATGTCTTTGAGGAGTACGGTTTAACGCCTCCTGAACGCACTGCGCTGCTCGAGGGTACTCCGCAAGCACTAGCTTCGATTGGTGTGCATCCGATTCTGCAGATGCACTACTTGATGTACAAAAATCCTGAAATGGCTACTCACGTTTCTATTAAGGATTATTCCGATATGTTGAAAGGAGGCGCTTGA
- the amrB gene encoding AmmeMemoRadiSam system protein B, which translates to MGKIVAAGGTSHILMSPKGCEESAARVVNGIAELGRRLKEARPDVLVIITSDHMFNINLSMQPRFVVGIADSYTPMGDMDIPRDLVPGSREVGRAIALQADEDGFDLCQAEEYSLDHGIMIPILFMGMKEIPVVPVIVNINTDPIPSARRCVALAESIRQAIEKRTPDGCRVAVVGAGGLSHWLCVPRHGEVSEKFDHMVMDELVRGNAEKLVAMGNEAIIDQGGNAGVEILTWIMAAVASEASSGEKVFYEAMTQWFTGIGGMEFHVK; encoded by the coding sequence ATGGGGAAGATTGTTGCGGCCGGTGGTACCTCGCATATTCTCATGTCTCCAAAAGGATGTGAGGAGAGCGCTGCTCGCGTGGTGAACGGCATTGCTGAACTCGGACGGCGCTTGAAGGAAGCACGTCCTGATGTGCTCGTCATTATCACAAGCGATCACATGTTCAATATCAACTTGTCCATGCAACCGCGTTTCGTGGTGGGCATTGCTGACAGTTATACGCCGATGGGTGACATGGACATTCCGCGTGATCTGGTGCCGGGAAGCCGCGAAGTTGGGCGCGCGATTGCGCTACAGGCTGATGAGGACGGCTTTGACTTATGTCAAGCCGAGGAGTACAGCCTTGATCACGGCATCATGATACCAATCCTGTTCATGGGCATGAAAGAAATTCCTGTAGTGCCTGTGATTGTGAACATCAATACTGATCCCATCCCCTCAGCACGCCGATGCGTGGCCCTTGCTGAAAGCATCCGTCAAGCGATCGAGAAACGTACGCCAGATGGATGCCGCGTTGCGGTAGTTGGCGCAGGCGGTCTATCGCACTGGCTGTGCGTTCCTCGACATGGAGAGGTAAGCGAGAAATTCGACCATATGGTGATGGACGAGCTTGTCCGCGGCAACGCCGAAAAGCTTGTCGCCATGGGGAACGAAGCCATCATCGACCAGGGCGGCAATGCGGGCGTAGAAATACTGACGTGGATCATGGCTGCGGTAGCGTCAGAGGCATCGTCAGGCGAAAAAGTATTTTATGAAGCAATGACACAGTGGTTTACCGGAATCGGAGGAATGGAATTTCATGTTAAATAA
- a CDS encoding alpha/beta fold hydrolase, whose protein sequence is MLNKAEQISEKSESAYVERFVNAGGVETRYLEAGKGQPVILIHGGGAGAESEGNWRNVIPILARHYRVIAMDMLGFGKTAKPDIEYTQDRRIRHLHDFIKAMNFDGKVSIVGNSMGGATGLGVSVLHSELVNALVLMGSAGLVVEIHEDLRPIINYDFTREGMVHLVKALTNDGFKIDDAMINSRYTYATDEATRKAYVATMQWIREQGGLFYDPEFIRKVPVPTLVVHGKDDKVVPVETAYKFLDLIDDSWGYIIPHCGHWAMIEHPEDFANATLSFLSRRADITRAAA, encoded by the coding sequence ATGTTAAATAAAGCTGAACAAATCTCGGAAAAGTCCGAAAGTGCGTATGTCGAACGCTTTGTTAATGCGGGCGGTGTTGAAACCCGCTATCTCGAAGCCGGCAAAGGGCAGCCCGTCATCTTGATCCATGGAGGGGGTGCGGGAGCGGAGAGCGAAGGTAATTGGAGAAACGTCATCCCCATTCTTGCTCGTCACTATCGTGTGATTGCTATGGACATGCTTGGCTTTGGTAAGACCGCAAAGCCTGACATCGAATATACGCAGGACCGCCGCATTCGTCACTTGCACGATTTTATTAAAGCGATGAACTTCGACGGCAAGGTCTCGATTGTGGGAAATTCGATGGGTGGCGCAACCGGCCTCGGTGTGTCTGTTCTTCACTCTGAACTCGTCAATGCACTGGTGCTCATGGGAAGCGCAGGCCTCGTAGTAGAAATCCACGAAGATCTGCGCCCCATCATCAACTACGATTTCACACGTGAGGGTATGGTCCATTTGGTCAAGGCACTTACCAACGATGGATTCAAGATCGACGATGCGATGATCAACTCGCGCTATACCTACGCGACCGATGAAGCTACGCGCAAAGCCTACGTAGCGACAATGCAGTGGATTCGCGAACAGGGCGGACTTTTCTACGATCCCGAGTTCATTCGGAAAGTTCCGGTGCCGACCCTTGTGGTGCACGGGAAAGATGACAAGGTAGTTCCAGTTGAAACTGCATACAAGTTTCTTGATCTCATCGATGACAGCTGGGGCTACATCATCCCTCACTGCGGCCACTGGGCGATGATCGAACATCCAGAGGACTTTGCGAACGCAACTCTGTCGTTCCTTTCTCGTCGTGCAGACATTACCCGTGCTGCCGCATAA
- a CDS encoding non-heme iron oxygenase ferredoxin subunit, giving the protein MNQIWLKVCAASDMQPGTIRRVNRVGAAPLAVYRVGDQFYATEDTCTHGIASLSEGTLDGDVIECPFHGGAFNVCTGMPASSPCTVPLGVFEVEVKEGEVYVAGEKK; this is encoded by the coding sequence ATGAACCAAATTTGGTTGAAAGTATGTGCTGCATCTGACATGCAACCTGGCACGATACGTCGCGTCAACCGCGTAGGTGCTGCACCTCTCGCAGTCTATCGTGTTGGCGATCAGTTCTACGCCACTGAAGATACGTGCACGCATGGTATTGCTTCGCTTTCGGAAGGGACACTCGATGGTGACGTGATTGAATGTCCCTTTCACGGCGGCGCCTTCAATGTTTGTACCGGCATGCCGGCATCAAGTCCATGTACAGTGCCGCTAGGAGTGTTCGAGGTAGAAGTCAAAGAGGGCGAAGTTTATGTCGCCGGAGAAAAGAAGTAG
- a CDS encoding SCP2 sterol-binding domain-containing protein — translation MADLSVITERVTKAVGENSGLDAVVKFDFEPEGVIHIDGMSIPNRVSNEDLPSDITIKIKLENFEKILNQDLGPKMALATGRMRLRGDIRIATRLDKVFGLAPSM, via the coding sequence ATGGCAGACCTGTCGGTAATTACCGAACGAGTAACAAAAGCAGTTGGAGAGAACTCTGGGCTGGATGCCGTGGTCAAGTTCGATTTTGAGCCGGAGGGAGTCATTCATATTGACGGAATGAGTATTCCCAACCGGGTGAGTAACGAGGATTTGCCCTCGGACATCACTATTAAGATCAAGCTCGAGAACTTCGAAAAGATCCTAAACCAGGATCTTGGTCCAAAAATGGCGTTGGCAACGGGAAGGATGAGGCTGCGTGGCGATATCCGCATCGCAACGCGCCTGGATAAGGTCTTTGGACTTGCTCCGAGCATGTAA
- a CDS encoding 2Fe-2S iron-sulfur cluster-binding protein — MYQLKIEGQAPGTCGSGKSLLVSALANGIGFPYECASGGCGVCKFELLEGNVQSMWPDAPGLSSRDREKGNRHLACQCVALSDLRIKVAVQDKYVPTIPISRMEAEVVEVRALTHDLLSVRLRTDGPANFLPGQFCLVEAEQLPGVVRAYSMANLKNPEGIWEFYIKRVPTGRFSPWLFENRKEGARLFLTGPMGTSFFRPGTGRKSLCIGGGAGLSYAAAIARASMRETDKPVKLFYGSRTPRDAVRWIDIDIDEDKLEVVQAVTEDTDSLWQGPTGFIHQVVDAALLETLPEYEIYLAGPPPMVDATVRMLLGKGVPRDQIHFDAFF; from the coding sequence ATGTACCAACTCAAAATTGAAGGGCAAGCGCCAGGGACCTGCGGCTCAGGGAAGAGCCTGTTGGTCTCAGCACTTGCTAATGGTATCGGATTTCCGTACGAGTGTGCATCGGGAGGTTGCGGAGTATGCAAATTCGAGTTACTCGAAGGGAATGTCCAATCAATGTGGCCGGATGCTCCAGGACTTTCTTCGCGAGATCGTGAGAAGGGCAACCGCCATCTTGCATGCCAGTGCGTTGCGCTCTCAGACCTGCGGATCAAAGTCGCAGTGCAGGACAAGTACGTCCCAACGATTCCAATCTCAAGAATGGAAGCGGAAGTTGTTGAGGTCCGGGCGCTAACTCATGACCTGCTGTCCGTGCGATTACGCACTGATGGGCCAGCAAATTTCCTCCCCGGCCAGTTCTGCCTAGTAGAGGCAGAGCAGTTGCCAGGCGTGGTTCGCGCATATTCAATGGCGAATTTAAAGAACCCCGAAGGCATATGGGAGTTCTATATTAAGAGGGTACCCACAGGACGATTTAGTCCTTGGCTTTTCGAAAATAGAAAAGAAGGCGCTCGTCTATTTTTGACGGGACCAATGGGCACATCTTTCTTCCGTCCAGGGACCGGCCGAAAGAGTCTTTGCATTGGCGGCGGTGCCGGGCTCTCGTATGCGGCCGCTATTGCACGCGCCTCGATGCGCGAAACAGACAAGCCGGTAAAGTTGTTCTACGGCTCAAGAACTCCGCGCGACGCTGTTCGGTGGATCGATATCGACATCGATGAGGACAAGCTTGAGGTCGTCCAGGCAGTTACGGAAGACACGGATAGCCTTTGGCAAGGGCCCACTGGTTTTATTCATCAGGTTGTCGACGCAGCGCTGCTTGAAACCCTACCGGAATACGAAATTTATCTTGCCGGTCCACCGCCTATGGTCGACGCTACTGTCCGTATGCTGCTCGGCAAGGGTGTTCCACGCGATCAAATTCATTTTGACGCATTTTTCTAA
- the dmpE gene encoding 2-oxopent-4-enoate hydratase, whose amino-acid sequence MEPQQIDSLGNELYEALIKRTPLSPLSSRGFDISIEDAYQIQQRMTALRIQNGEKIIGRKIGVTSKAVMNMLGVHQPDFGTLTDGMVCSSAEPIRMENLIQPKAEGEIAFVMKKDLMGPGVTAADVLAATEGVMACFEIVDSRIKNWEIKIQDTVADNASCGVFVLGDRLVDPASIDLSLCGMVLEKNGEIVVTGAGAATMASPVNAMVWLANTLGRLGIPLKAGEVVLSGALGAMVPVQAGDNLRVAIGGIGGCTVRFV is encoded by the coding sequence ATGGAGCCACAACAAATTGACTCGCTCGGAAACGAGCTCTATGAAGCGCTGATTAAGCGTACCCCGCTAAGTCCGCTTAGTTCGCGAGGTTTTGATATCAGCATTGAAGATGCCTACCAAATCCAGCAACGTATGACGGCGCTGCGAATTCAAAATGGCGAAAAAATCATCGGACGGAAGATTGGTGTAACAAGCAAGGCAGTGATGAACATGCTTGGTGTGCACCAACCGGACTTCGGCACCTTGACGGACGGCATGGTTTGCAGCTCTGCGGAACCAATACGTATGGAAAACCTTATTCAGCCCAAAGCTGAAGGTGAAATTGCCTTCGTCATGAAGAAGGACCTAATGGGGCCGGGTGTCACTGCAGCTGATGTATTGGCGGCAACAGAAGGCGTCATGGCTTGTTTCGAGATTGTCGACTCACGTATCAAGAACTGGGAAATTAAGATTCAAGACACCGTGGCTGACAATGCATCGTGTGGCGTTTTTGTTCTCGGCGACCGGCTGGTTGACCCCGCAAGTATAGATCTTTCCTTGTGCGGGATGGTCTTAGAGAAAAACGGTGAAATAGTGGTCACTGGAGCTGGCGCCGCCACCATGGCCTCACCTGTCAACGCTATGGTTTGGCTAGCGAATACTCTAGGACGACTTGGGATTCCTCTGAAGGCTGGCGAGGTCGTTCTCTCTGGCGCATTAGGTGCAATGGTGCCCGTTCAGGCAGGTGACAATTTACGGGTGGCGATTGGCGGCATTGGCGGTTGCACGGTTCGATTCGTCTAA
- a CDS encoding bacteriohemerythrin yields the protein MDEKTEFAWDDSYLLGHHAMDMVHREFVDLLQAALTAPNAELPNVLADIARHAEGHFAQENEWMESQGFPGGDCHIDEHNKVLASIYDVQEKVIQGDIAIGRKLAKALSEWFPDHASFMDSALAAWLVKRTYGGSPIVLRRAIQRS from the coding sequence ATGGATGAAAAAACAGAATTTGCATGGGACGATTCCTACTTGTTAGGGCACCATGCCATGGATATGGTTCACCGTGAGTTTGTTGACCTGTTGCAGGCAGCCTTGACGGCACCGAATGCAGAACTGCCCAACGTGCTTGCCGACATCGCCCGTCACGCAGAAGGTCACTTTGCACAGGAGAACGAATGGATGGAGAGCCAAGGGTTTCCAGGTGGCGACTGCCATATAGACGAGCACAACAAAGTACTGGCTTCTATCTATGACGTGCAGGAAAAAGTAATTCAAGGTGATATTGCAATAGGACGAAAACTGGCGAAAGCCCTGTCCGAGTGGTTCCCCGACCATGCGTCTTTTATGGATTCTGCTCTCGCAGCGTGGCTAGTAAAACGTACGTACGGTGGCTCGCCGATTGTTCTACGACGTGCAATTCAAAGATCTTAA
- a CDS encoding HAMP domain-containing protein — MRIGTRLWTSFGIILGILVLMVRIGNGLNAKNKQKLLNALEVSNKKSISIGVMKSALTEKSVIVRTISRQSDIENIQNINARVAEENNRYAVANNQLTALGLNEREKFIIDQINRLDTEILGHFDKVTKQILASDAEGAEKTIFTNIDGLVQSVLAEMDKLVALQDSSASEILATSVVDDDRLMVLTAFIGTICLLIGGAFAWIITRSITKPLNAGLFEIQFLRSTQRGRYRQSKGSNYRVG, encoded by the coding sequence ATGCGTATTGGTACTCGACTGTGGACAAGTTTCGGGATAATTCTCGGGATTTTGGTGTTGATGGTCAGAATCGGCAATGGTCTTAATGCGAAAAACAAGCAAAAGCTCCTCAATGCATTGGAAGTATCCAACAAGAAATCAATTAGCATTGGTGTAATGAAGAGCGCGTTGACCGAGAAAAGTGTAATTGTCCGCACCATCAGCCGGCAGTCTGACATTGAGAACATTCAAAACATCAACGCGCGGGTTGCCGAAGAAAATAATCGCTACGCCGTTGCAAATAATCAGTTAACAGCGCTTGGTCTAAATGAACGCGAGAAGTTCATAATTGACCAAATCAATCGTCTTGACACCGAGATCCTTGGCCATTTTGATAAGGTCACGAAGCAGATCCTTGCGTCTGACGCCGAAGGCGCAGAAAAAACCATTTTTACTAACATTGACGGGTTGGTGCAAAGTGTATTGGCCGAGATGGACAAACTTGTAGCTTTGCAGGATTCCTCAGCTTCTGAAATCCTGGCGACCTCAGTGGTAGATGACGATCGTCTCATGGTGTTAACTGCTTTTATCGGAACGATTTGTTTGCTTATCGGTGGCGCTTTCGCCTGGATTATTACGCGTAGTATTACTAAACCCCTAAATGCTGGTCTGTTTGAAATACAATTTTTAAGGAGTACTCAACGTGGCAGATACAGGCAGAGCAAAGGTAGCAATTATCGGGTCGGGTAA
- a CDS encoding acetaldehyde dehydrogenase (acetylating), which produces MIKILRHGKFLEMGALVGIDPASDGLERAKRMGVATTAGGIEGLLEMPGFSDIRIAFDATSAGAHHRHNKLLQEKGVRVIDLTPAAIGPYVIPAINLDEQLSAKNINMVTCGGQATIPIVAAISKVAKVHYAEIVASISSKSAGPGTRANIDEFTETTSRAIEVLGGASKGKAIIVLNPAEPPLIMRDTVFALSDIANKSAVEDSILEMVERVNSYVPGYRLKQKVQFDIFDEKNALNLPGIGRKAGLKTSVFLEVEGAAHYLPAYAGNLDIMTSAAMACAERMAQTQLVEETA; this is translated from the coding sequence ATGATTAAGATCCTGCGTCATGGAAAGTTTTTAGAAATGGGCGCGTTGGTGGGCATCGATCCTGCTTCAGATGGCTTAGAGCGCGCAAAGCGCATGGGTGTAGCAACAACAGCTGGCGGTATCGAGGGACTTCTTGAGATGCCAGGATTTTCTGATATACGCATTGCCTTTGATGCAACGTCTGCTGGCGCGCATCACCGACACAACAAATTGCTACAGGAAAAAGGTGTGCGCGTTATTGATTTAACGCCGGCCGCAATTGGTCCTTATGTTATTCCAGCTATTAATTTAGACGAGCAATTGTCCGCTAAGAATATCAACATGGTGACCTGCGGTGGGCAAGCTACTATTCCAATTGTGGCGGCGATTTCTAAAGTTGCGAAAGTACATTACGCGGAGATCGTTGCATCTATTTCTAGTAAATCTGCGGGACCTGGAACGCGCGCAAACATTGACGAGTTCACTGAAACTACTTCGCGGGCGATTGAAGTTCTTGGCGGAGCATCGAAAGGAAAGGCGATTATTGTACTGAATCCTGCAGAACCGCCTCTGATTATGCGTGACACAGTCTTTGCATTGTCTGACATTGCTAATAAATCGGCCGTTGAGGACAGTATTCTGGAAATGGTGGAGAGGGTGAACTCTTATGTCCCAGGGTATCGTTTGAAACAAAAAGTCCAGTTCGATATCTTTGACGAGAAAAATGCACTTAACCTACCAGGTATTGGCAGAAAAGCAGGCTTAAAGACCTCTGTGTTCTTGGAGGTTGAGGGCGCGGCGCATTACCTACCAGCATACGCTGGTAACCTCGATATTATGACCTCGGCCGCGATGGCCTGTGCTGAGCGCATGGCTCAAACACAATTGGTTGAAGAAACGGCGTGA